The following DNA comes from Streptomyces sp. NBC_00273.
CCGCCGGTGCGCTCGCGGTGGGCGGCGACGGTGGCGAGCATCCGGGTGGTGCGCGGGGTGACGAAGGGAAAGGCGTAGATCTGGCCGTGCGGATGCCCGAGGGTGACGCCGATCTCGGTTCCGCGGTTCTCGAAGCAGTAGACCTGCTGGACGCCCTCGCGGGCGGAGAGTTCGGCGGTGCGGTCGCTCCAGGCGGCGAGGACGAGCGCGGCGCGCTCCTCGTCGAGGTCGGCGAAGGAGGTCAGGTGGTCGGGGGTGAAGCAGATGACCTCGCAGCGGCCGGTGTCGCCGGCGAGGGAGGGGAAACGGTTCTCGAAGACGGCCACCTCGTAGTCCGGCGCCGGGATCTCGCTCGCGCGTTCCCCGGTGGAGGGGCACAGCGGGCAGGCGTCGGCGGGCGGGTGGTAGGTGCGGCCCTGCCGGTGGGAGGCGATGACGACGCGGTCGCCGAGCAGCGGATCGCGCCGTACCTCGGAGCCGCTCGTGGTGGCGGGGGCGTCGAGCGGACGCGTGTCGGGGACGGCGCGGGCGGCGCGGGCGGCGCCGTCGCCGGTGTCGTAGTAGAGGATCTCGCGGCCGTCGGCGAGGCGGGTGCTCGTGCGCTTCACGGAAGGAACTCTCTCATCCGGGGTGACGACCGTGGTGCGGCCGAGGTCGGGCTGGTCGCGCAACGGCAGGACGGTGCCGGGGCGCTCCCGTTCGAGAACGATGATCTCGTTCTCGTCCGCTGGGTCGTGCGACGGGGTCCGTGGGAGTAGCGCATGCCCCACGGGCCGCGAGGGGGGTGGCTGAAGCGGTGGCAGGCGGGCCGGCCGGGCTCCGTAGGGGGCTGCGCGAAGTCGAGTCCGGTGGGGTCGGTCAGCGGCAGCGGCCGATCTCCCCCTCGCACAGGTGTTGATGTCCGTGGCGGACACCGCGCCAGATGTCCTTGGGGTCGTTGCGGTGCGGCCCGTAGTTGACCCCCACCCGTGCCCGACCAGCAGGCCGAGGACGACGGCCGCGGAGCGGCACGTACGGGCCGATGACCTTGCGGACGCGTGCGGCTCGGGGCTGAGTTCGCCGGCCTCGCCGATGGGTCGCGTCGTAGTCGTAGCTGGTGACGGTGGGGCGGGATCCGGTGTGGGCGCCGCCCCAGAAGCCGAAGTTGGTGCGCCGTGGGAGGCGGCCACGTCGTCACTCCACGGCGGCGAGCGGGCCGGTCTGTTGGGAGCGGCGCCGGGGCGTGCCGGCCGGGGACCGCGCCGGCCCGGAGCATGGCGTCCTCGGGACCGTCCGCGGTGAACGGCGGGCCGTCCACGCCGCGTGCGACGAGGGCCTGTTCCGCGTGGGCGCGGCAGCGGGTGTCGTTGGCGTACGAGCCGCACTCGTTCTGACCTGCACGGCGACGACGGGGCCGCCGTGCCGCACGAGCAGCGGCAACAGTTCGGGACCCCCAGGGCGAACCAGCCTTCCGCCTCGGCCTCGGAGCGCGGAGCGGAGCAGTACAGACGGAGGTCGTCGACGGCGAGGAGGCGAGCGGGCGGTCCGCCGAAGTCTCCTTCGGAAGTACGGTCGGCCGTCGCATGCATGGCGGCATCGACCGCACCGTCAGCGATCGCTCGATCGGGTCGGTTCCTTATGATGCCGCTGCCGGGAGGGACCGCGCAGACCGCAGGGGGACACACTTTGAGACCGCACGTGAACCAGCGTCGGACCCGCGTGCTCGAGCTCGTCCGGGCCCGGGGCACCGTGCGGGTGACGGACCTGGCCCGGGAACTCGGCGTCTCGCCGGTCACCCTGCGGCGGGACATCGAGGCGATGACGGCGCGGGGCGAGGTCCGGCGGATGCACGGGGGGATCGGCCGGGTGGAACCGGAGCGCCGGGCAGCCGCGGTGACGGGGCCGACCGCCGGGCTGGGGGTCGGGATGGTGGTGCCGACGGCCGACCACTCCTACGCCGATGTGGTGCGCGGGGCCCGCGAGGCGATCGAGGCGCGGGGCGCCCGGCTGACCGTGGGCCTGACGCGGTACCTGACGGGCGAGGACCGGATACAGGCGGACCGGCTCCTGTCCACGGGGGCCCACGGGCTGCTGCTGACCCCGAACTGGGAGACCGGATCCCCCCGGCCCGGGGAGGGCGCCTGGACCGCGGAACTCACCGTTCCTGCCGTACTGGTGGAGCGCTGGGCCCCGCCGGGGCATCCGGCGGCCACCCTGGACCGGGTGGCGTCCGACCACGCGCACGGCGCGGCCGCGGCGGTCCGGCACCTGGCCGGGCTGGGGCACCGGCGGATCGCACTCGCCGGCCGGGACACCCCGGCGACGGCCCGGCTGCGCGCCGGGTACGAGGCCGCCGTGGCCGCCCTCGATCTGGAACCGGCGCCGCCGTGGCCGCCCGCCGGACCGGACCCGCTCTCCGAGGCCGGCCTGTTCGCCCGGAGCCTGGACTACCTGTGCGGGGCGGTGACGACGGGCGGGGTGACCGCGGCCCTGGTCCACAGCGACACCGACGCGATCATGCTGATCCCCAGGCTCCAGGCCCGGGGCGTGCGGGTGCCCGAGGACCTGGCGTTGATCGCGTACGGCGACCAGGTGGCCGGGCTGGCCGGCGTACCGCTGTCGGCGGTGGCACCGCCCCAGCACGAAGTGGGCAGGCGGGCGGCGGACCTGCTGCTGGACCGGCTGACCACCACCGGTCCGGAGACCGGCCCCCGACAACACGTGGGGTTGCTCCCGCACCTGACGATCCGCTCGTAGGGCGTGTCCGCGCAGTGGGTCGGTAGCTGCTTCGGGACCGTGACGGCCCGCATCCGCATCGAGCGGTGCGGGCCGGGACGGCGTGCGTTCGACACCGGCTCCCCGAAGGGACCGGAGCTGGCGGCACTGGACGACGGGGATCCGCCTGGCCGGACCGGAAGGCCGCGCTTGTCCGCCGCGGCGGCGCCGCACTACGGTGAGGGTGTGGATCTTTTCACCCGTTCCTGGACGGCCTTGCGCACGGCGGTCGCCGAGATCCCGGACCCGGACTTCGCACGGCCGTCGGGCTGCGCCGGCTGGCTCGTACGGGACCTCGTGTGCCACCTGGTCATCGATGCCCAGGACGTCCTGATCACCCTCGCCACCCCCGCCGCGACGGAGCCGACCGTCGACGCGGTGACCTACTGGCACGTCGCGGACCGGCCACCGACCGGCGAGGACCCGCTCGAAGCGCTCACCGTGCGGCTGGCCGCCGCGTACGGGGACCCGCACCTGCTCCGGTTCCACCTCGACGACGTCGGCTCCGCCGCCGGCCGCGCCGCCGAACTCGCCGACCCGAGGACCCGGGTGGGCACCCGCGACGAGGTCCTCACCGTGAGGGACTACCTCGGCGCGTACGTCCTGGAGTGGACGCTGCACCACCTCGACCTGATCGCCCACCTCCCGGACGCGCGGACCCGGCCGCCCGAGGAGAGCCTGGCCCGCTCCCGCGCCATGCTGGAGCAGCTCGCCGGGGCGGCGTTCCCCGCGTCGTTCACCGACCGGGACGCGCTCCTGGTCGGCACCGGCCGCAGCGCACCCACCGACGCGCAGCGGGCCGAACTGCGCGACGTGGCGGTGAGGCTCCCGCTCGTCCTGAGCTGAGCCGCCCCCGCCGCACAGAGGAGCCGGGCCGGGCCTGGTCAAGGGGGCTGAGCGCCCGCCAGGCGATCGAGGCGCTCGTTCCGCTGAACGGATGCAGTCGTCGAGCATCGGAACGTCCGCAGGGATCACAGCGGCCCCATCCCTCGTTGAACCGTCAAACGGTGCGCTCGCCACTAGCGCACCGCACCGCACCGCTGGCCCCTGGGATGAGGAGAATCCGATGCATGCCGCCGAGGAGAACCGGCAGGAGCTGGACTCGGTCAGCGTCCTGAACGCGAAGAGGACGCTGCTCCAGCTGCTCGGTCGGGCGGGGGTCGCCGCCGACGATGCGGAGGGCCTGATCGCCCTGGTCGAGGCGGGCGCCTTGGCCGGCGCGTGCGAGGAGGTCGGCGCGCTCGGGGGGTCCGCCCCGGGGGACAAGGGCGAGCCGTACGAGTCGGGCTGGCTGGACGGTGCCCGTGCCGTCACCGACGAGCTCGGCGCGATCGCCGAACGGGCACTGGGGCAAACCGTCGGCCCCGACCGACCGAGCGCCGCCCCGGCCGACCGGCCACCGGTCGGGCGCATGGAGGTGGAGCAGGCGAAGGCAGCCGTCACCCCCCTCTACCTCACCTTCACCGCCGTCTCCGACCTCGACCCCGAGGTCACCGAGGAGGTGCTCCGTGCCGTCCTCGCCACGATGACCCCCCGCCAGAGGGCCCGGTACGCCGGCCG
Coding sequences within:
- the galT gene encoding galactose-1-phosphate uridylyltransferase, which gives rise to MKRTSTRLADGREILYYDTGDGAARAARAVPDTRPLDAPATTSGSEVRRDPLLGDRVVIASHRQGRTYHPPADACPLCPSTGERASEIPAPDYEVAVFENRFPSLAGDTGRCEVICFTPDHLTSFADLDEERAALVLAAWSDRTAELSAREGVQQVYCFENRGTEIGVTLGHPHGQIYAFPFVTPRTTRMLATVAAHRERTGGNLFEEVLAAERAEGTRIVLETEHWTAFVPYAARWPYEVHLYPRHRVPDLPALGDAARAEFPRVYLELLRRFDRLFDRPEPTPYISAWHQAPAGEGRADFALHLELFTIRRTADKLKYLAGTESGMEAYMNDVRPEDAAARLREVASA
- a CDS encoding LacI family DNA-binding transcriptional regulator codes for the protein MRPHVNQRRTRVLELVRARGTVRVTDLARELGVSPVTLRRDIEAMTARGEVRRMHGGIGRVEPERRAAAVTGPTAGLGVGMVVPTADHSYADVVRGAREAIEARGARLTVGLTRYLTGEDRIQADRLLSTGAHGLLLTPNWETGSPRPGEGAWTAELTVPAVLVERWAPPGHPAATLDRVASDHAHGAAAAVRHLAGLGHRRIALAGRDTPATARLRAGYEAAVAALDLEPAPPWPPAGPDPLSEAGLFARSLDYLCGAVTTGGVTAALVHSDTDAIMLIPRLQARGVRVPEDLALIAYGDQVAGLAGVPLSAVAPPQHEVGRRAADLLLDRLTTTGPETGPRQHVGLLPHLTIRS
- a CDS encoding maleylpyruvate isomerase N-terminal domain-containing protein, with product MDLFTRSWTALRTAVAEIPDPDFARPSGCAGWLVRDLVCHLVIDAQDVLITLATPAATEPTVDAVTYWHVADRPPTGEDPLEALTVRLAAAYGDPHLLRFHLDDVGSAAGRAAELADPRTRVGTRDEVLTVRDYLGAYVLEWTLHHLDLIAHLPDARTRPPEESLARSRAMLEQLAGAAFPASFTDRDALLVGTGRSAPTDAQRAELRDVAVRLPLVLS